A genomic region of Leptospira mtsangambouensis contains the following coding sequences:
- the msrB gene encoding peptide-methionine (R)-S-oxide reductase MsrB, translating into MKNEENWKEKLTPLQYQVTREKGTERPFTGEYYEHKEQGTYLCVCCGEALFSSNAKYDSGSGWPSYYEPVRKEAVATESDQSHGMVRTEIHCQNCGAHLGHVFPDGPKPTGLRYCVNSASLKFQKE; encoded by the coding sequence ATGAAGAACGAAGAAAATTGGAAAGAAAAACTCACTCCCTTACAATACCAAGTCACTAGAGAAAAAGGCACCGAACGCCCGTTTACTGGTGAATACTATGAACATAAAGAACAAGGTACTTATCTTTGTGTTTGTTGTGGTGAAGCGTTGTTTTCTTCGAATGCAAAATATGATTCTGGTAGTGGCTGGCCTAGTTACTATGAACCAGTTCGCAAGGAAGCAGTGGCAACCGAGTCAGACCAAAGCCATGGGATGGTGCGAACCGAGATCCATTGTCAAAACTGTGGCGCGCATCTTGGGCATGTTTTCCCCGATGGGCCAAAGCCAACTGGTTTGCGATATTGTGTAAACTCCGCTTCTTTAAAATTCCAAAAAGAATAG